Proteins from a genomic interval of Toxoplasma gondii ME49 chromosome Ia, whole genome shotgun sequence:
- a CDS encoding rhodanese family domain-containing protein (encoded by transcript TGME49_294570): MSPRHTLPAERKHPGPLEDPRAVTEAAPVASESPSPINVHQVVTRSAPFRSQSPSSSHSCPQMNLFLVPDLGRVENAGSTRKEEETSPFVLPPQTQAIASGSGKVEKEPHAPEASPALSRTGSVQQTSGYSWAPSSVSSGEVVEFSRSETKRCSAADVDNDGDVYLAYVPVKVCRHGSDAEGVAHTLSGQQPGDVAQQLEDDVSHSVTVIDGIDKRPTREKLALNREKDSSGLFADRLLPANHPPPLLQEAATTASPPADTDRGMAMNGSCGFVIKAPQGAMTKMDSVISMATSSDEDDRATPDIDLVALAERVGASPAQAKAKLASALQNSHKPKHGSAGVGVAFAAEPEISTFNKPSYPTSSTDAPVPGEWRRRSSALAFEARRVLSEPENSLSPPRDPTRKPSPPRTPGKIRSLSLSVSKDVQRQLLKQQQEDEEEEASEESKKAMKRQQWRRRTTVSHLTIPNAEGGLQENEGAARLTQPQHSIKEGDAADAIGIRSSTTREANPGGWKRRGSALAEKAVFQQGTLPTFDSSPPPATPGRTRTLSLFIPSDVKRTSEEQHLRDEKQEEVFTQLQAQQKEIQRQLEQQAEQYRQQMQQQQDLLEAILRQQRQLGEKEKHIEEQRQELERRQREEEVDDNTSPQSKSIVSPAATRHTLTGAQRQQLHEHLKQLEYLHQNRPRASKSVPSLEKDGKEEGGSPEHRTPEKVGSEETKSGRGRSSVAGKTTNQFSILDRVHRYLMEPNVLLLDVRSPQEFAAERVAGSINVPSDQFLSCLHLLPRNKETPLLVYCSDGSRAKQAASALRKLGHVNVCDAVSVKIVKHSLDGAVLRQASSSAIGKALRRQLLAVSSAVGLALAECLSDPHWMETFVKKVLAHL, from the exons ATGAGCCCGAGGCACACCCTTCCAGCTGAAAGGAAGCACCCAGGTCCTTTAGAGGATCCGAGGGCCGTCACCGAGGCCGCTCCGGTAGCATCTGAGTCCCCTTCTCCCATCAACGTTCATCAAGTTGTCACGCGTTCCGCGCCATTCCGCTCTCAGTCTCCATCTAGCAGTCATTCATGCCCTCAGATGAACCTGTTTCTTGTGCCTGATCTGGGGAGAGTAGAGAACGCAGGAAGCACacgcaaagaagaggaaacgtcCCCGTTTGTTTTACCACCGCAAACGCAGGCCATTGCGTCTGGTAGCGgaaaggtggagaaagaaCCGCACGCACCGGAGGCCAGCCCTGCTCTGAGCCGGACTGGGTCAGTTCAACAGACCAGTGGATACTCTTGGGCACCGTCTTCTGTCAGCAGTGGTGAAGTCGTGGAATTCAGCAGATCTGAGACAAAACGATGTTCAGCGGCGGATGTCGATAATGACGGAGATGTGTATCTCGCTTATGTACCAGTTAAGGTGTGCAGACACGGCAGTGACGCTGAGGGAGTGGCGCACACTCTCTCAGGACAACAACCCGGCGACGTCGCTCAGCAGCTCGAAGACGACGTCAGCCATTCTGTCACGGTAATTGACGGAATCGATAAGCGACCAACGAGGGAAAAGTTGGCTCTGAATCGGGAGAAGGATTCTTCCGGACTTTTCGCAGATCGTTTGCTGCCCGCGAATCACCCGCCGCCATTGCTTCAAGAGGCGGCCACGACGGCGTCACCACCGGCcgacacagacagagggaTGGCGATGAATGGCAGTTGTGGTTTTGTTATCAAGGCACCGCAAGGTGCGATGACGAAGATGGACTCCGTCATATCAATGGCAACATCTTCCGACGAGGACGATCGAGCGACCCCCGACATCGACCTGGTCGCCCTAGCCGAACGGGTGGGGGCATCGCCTGCACAGGCGAAAGCAAAATTAGCAAGTGCGTTGCAGAACTCGCACAAGCCGAAGCATGGTTCAGCGGGAGTTGGAGTTGCATTTGCAGCGGAG CCTGAGATATCGACTTTTAACAAGCCTTCGTACCCGACAAGCAGCACTGACGCGCCTGTCCCCGGCGaatggagacggagaagctcGGCGCTGGCATTCGAAGCAAGAAGAGTGCTCTCCGAACCAGAAAACTCGTTGTCTCCCCCGCGCGATCCAACACGGAAACCTTCCCCTCCCCGCACCCCAGGAAAAATAcggtctttgtctctctctgtcagcAAGGACGTGCAACGCCAGCTCCTCAAGCAGCAGcaggaagatgaagaggaagag GCCAGCGAAGAATCGAAGAAAGCGATGAAGAGGCAGCAGTGGCGAAGACGAACCACCGTTTCTCATTTGACGATCCCTAATGCCGAAGGGGGACTtcaagagaacgaaggagctGCTCGGCTGACCCAACCCCAGCACAGCATCAAGGAGGGCGATGCTGCAGATGCCATTGGGATACGT AGTTCGACGACAAGAGAAGCAAATCCAGGAGGGTGGAAGCGTCGCGGCTCAGCATTGGCGGAGAAAGCCGTGTTTCAGCAAGGGACACTGCCGACTTTTGATTCCAGTCCTCCACCTGCAACGCCTGGCCGAACCCGCACGTTATCGTTGTTCATCCCGTCCGACGTGAAGCGGACTTCAGAGGAACAGCATCTGCGTGACGAAAAGCAAGAGGAAGTCTTCACACAGTTACAAGCGCAACAGAAGGAGATTCAGCGACAGCTGGAGCAGCAAGCGGAGCAGTATCGTCAACAGATGCAACAGCAGCAGGATTTATTGGAAGCGATTCTCAGACAGCAACGGCAActtggagagaaagagaaacacatcGAGGAACAGCGGCAGGAACTGGAAAGAAGGCAGCGGGAAGAGGAGGTTGACGACAATACTTCTCCGCAGTCAAAAAGCATCGTCTCCCCTGCTGCCACGAGGCATACACTGACAGGTGCACAGCGACAACAGCTTCACGAGCACCTGAAGCAGTTAGAGTATCTCCATCAAAACAGGCCCCGCGCGTCCAAGTCTGTTCCCAGCCTTGAGAAGGATggcaaagaggaaggagggtCACCAGAGCACAGAACGCCAGAGAAAGTTGGAAGTGAAGAGACCAAATCTGGAAGGGGGCGAAGCTCGGTGGCAGGCAAGACCACTAACCAGTTTTCAATCCTCGATCGCGTGCACAGGTACCTGATGGAGCCGAACGTTCTACTGCTGGACGTGCGGTCTCCACAAGAGttcgctgcagagagagtggCCGGGAGCATCAATGTGCCGAGTGATCAATTCTTGTCGTGTCTTCACTTGCTGCCAAGAAACAAGGAGACTCCGCTCTTGGTCTACTGCAGTGACGGCAGCAGGGCAAAACAGGCCGCGAGCGCTCTTCGGAAACTTGGCCACGTGAACGTGTGCGACGCCGTGAGCGTTAAGATCGTCAAGCATTCTCTCGATGGAGCGGTT CTGCGGCAAGCATCATCATCTGCAATTGGGAAGGCACTGCGGCGGCAGCTTCTAGCA GTTTCCAGCGCAGTAGGCTTGGCGCTTGCCGAGTGTCTGTCCGACCCCCACTGGATGGAAACATTCGTCAAGAAGGTCCTTGCGCATCTCTGA
- a CDS encoding hypothetical protein (encoded by transcript TGME49_294585): MKSANSHHTSRHLPPPLQVTGFSTTGNFSPRLSPDFMSLPSSPSASSTYSSADEELHLSQKDGVEQSLRPLLPPLKDNEFLGFCGVQAGALVSPSSRWQPASTAGGSSNGEDGRQVVLRSTDVDEGSAVQDKSKGNCPFESHATDRYFASMESSSSRATNAVGFADHSSPTLLEGPLSAAAKAVAAFGIWKEKGSHFHGEGNGSSANLTKEENPHDQHPDEGLSCAHNSGTQASQLGRPDLTHGQGDLSKHPPLENKLESLTSQKLRLELNRDGTSSITTCGLQGGFTSAHPTEPLLSGSPDGLGRHEEVKPEGHSALNWVDAAVSKTLEASENMLRPGFAGTSELLNHCVAMPPQLPSGSIRSRAEEELSLLVEDQWRLLAGSNGWEDIFTSVQHKAVLRYQRLWHILQSVARCDSATAAATQGIGEESETTTALGLDRFVLLYAIPAFRREGGRNRKWRICKVHYFVEDLQSTTNVSPVHEAESDTVKFEGSTTVGEWHNQQMIFIMEDPCNADALFTGVFFVPKTKRLRCCFFTDGDSDDADFPAQVAPGGIHPAGTGSRYNSVEWPSNEVPTEFYSRFRGRRCYCFPPGASVTTIRDGEVADVDKITTTGVTLRLDHELLKSEEWSGGSLLYMVEHAGSWVEKQFSELDGSVSLTEQRSVTFVVKSKNGQNYLHATGGGNMRVAFPGAYVICPNGRVVECALTTSAHTPMHQQHEALVTQLIRQLKSKGITLQSSVTQRFALISPSENHSRKAATALHATEAWRLQNRPQMFNIHTPSESECDE; encoded by the exons ATGAAGAGTGCGAATAGTCATCACACTTCACGTCACCTTCCGCCACCTCTCCAAGTAACCGGATTTTCCACAACGGGTAATTTCTCTCCCCGGCTCTCCCCTGATTTCATGTCTTTGCCATCCTCTCCATCTGCATCGTCCACGTATTCCTCTGCAGATGAAGAGTTGCACTTGTCTCAGAAGGACGGAGTGGAACAGAGTTTGCGACCTTTATTACCGCCATTAAAAGATAATGAGTTTCTCGGTTTTTGCGGTGTCCAAGCGGGGGCCCTAGTCTCCCCGTCAAGCAGATGGCAACCGGCTTCAACAGCTGGTGGCAGCAGTAATGGGGAAGACGGACGACAGGTAGTATTGCGGTCAACAGATGTCGACGAAGGCTCAGCAGTTCAGGACAAAAGCAAAGGAAATTGTCCATTCGAGTCACATGCGACAGACCGTTATTTTGCCAGCATGGAATCCTCATCCTCTCGAGCCACCAACGCGGTGGGTTTTGCTGACCACAGTTCCCCAACACTACTGGAGGGTCCATTATCCGCAGCAGCGAAAGCGGTTGCGGCGTTCGGTAtctggaaggagaaagggagtCATTTTCACGGAGAAGGCAACGGTTCATCTGCCAATTTAACCAAAGAGGAGAACCCTCATGACCAACATCCAGACGAAGGTCTGTCGTGTGCACACAACAGTGGCACCCAAGCATCTCAATTAGGGAGGCCCGATCTTACGCACGGTCAAGGTGACCTTTCCAAACACCCACCATTAGAAAACAAATTGGAGTCTTTAACTAGCCAGAAGCTTCGCCTAGAACTAAATAGAGATGGAACTTCCAGTATCACAACTTGCGGGCTGCAAGGCGGGTTCACGTCCGCTCATCCAACAGAGCCTCTCTTGTCAGGGTCCCCCGACGGTTTGGGCCGTCACGAAGAAGTGAAACCTGAGGGCCATTCGGCACTCAACTGGGTGGACGCTGCTGTTTCGAAAACACTGGAAGCTTCGGAGAACATGCTGCGACCAGGGTTTGCTGGGACGAGTGAACTCCTGAACCACTGTGTTGCTATGCCTCCGCAACTGCCCTCTGGGAGCATCCGCAGTAGAGCGGAGGAGGAGCTTTCGTTGCTCGTTGAAGATCAGTGGCGCCTCCTTGCCGGATCAAATGGATGGG AGGATATTTTCACGTCCGTGCAGCATAAGGCGGTGCTCAGATACCAACGGTTGTGGCACATTCTCCAGTCTGTTGCGCGGTGTGATAGTGCGACTGCGGCTGCGACACAAGGCATcggggaagaaagcgagacgaCAACCGCATTGGGGCTAGAtcgcttcgttcttctgtaTGCCATCCCCGCattcaggagagaagggggaaggAACAGAAAATG GAGAATATGCAAAGTGCACTACTTCGTTGAAGATCTACAAAGCACCACAaatgtctctcctgtccaCGAGGCAGAGTCAGACACTGTCAAATTTGAAGGCTCTACAACGGTGGGAGAATGGCACAACCAGCAGATGATCTTTATCATGGAAGATCCTTGCAACGCCGATGCACTGTTCACGGGAGTGTTCTTCGTACCCAAAACCAAGAGGCTCAGGTGCTGTTTCTTTACAG acggagacagcgatgACGCTGATTTCCCCGCACAGGTGGCACCTGGAGGCATACACCCAGCAGGAACAGGAAGCCGGTACAACTCCGTCGAGTGGCCGTCTAACGAGGTCCCCACTGAGTTCTATTCTCGTTTTCGAGGACGACGGTGTTACTGCTTTCCGCCTGGTGCCTCCGTTACAACCATCCGCGATGGTGAAGTGGCCGACGTGGATAAAA TTACCACAACTGGAGTTACCCTCCGCCTGGATCACGAGCTCCTGAAGAGCGAGGAATGGTCAGGAGGATCGCTTCTTTATATGGTCGAGCACGCTGGCAGCTGGGTGGAGAAGCAATTCAGCGAACTTGACGGCAGTGTCAGTTTGACTGAGCAAAGAAGCGTTACGTTCGTCGTCAAGAGCAAAAACGGACAGAA CTACTTGCACGCAACTGGAGGAGGCAATATGCGTGTCGCCTTTCCTGGAGCTTACGTCATCTGTCCGAACGGGCGCGTGGTAGAATGCGCTTTGACCACCAGCGCTCACACTCCAATGCACCAGCAACATGAAGCGCTCGTCACTCAGTTGATCAGGCAACTTAAGAGTAAAG GCATCACGCTTCAGAGCTCAGTGACTCAGAGATTCGCCCTCATCTCTCCCTCTGAAAACCATAGCAGAAAAGCAGCGACTGCTCTTCACGCAACAGAAGCATGGCGTCTGCAAAATCGGCCGCAAATGTTTAACATTCACACCCCTTCGGAAAGCGAGTGTGACGAATGA
- a CDS encoding Toxoplasma gondii family D protein (encoded by transcript TGME49_294600~Signal peptide predicted by SignalP 2.0 HMM (probability 0.967) with cleavage site probability 0.784 at residue 20) — MKFGAVSVAVFLAVSSGAEAGPGKKGGYTTTSTSKPNPLNVERECFKVPYSVEKTCYKDEKVSRPYTCPSPLEEEVCHTISEEAPDTCYKLVQKEVQYECPKATKQQLCSTIPVTLNKNCKKSVTEKVAGSCPKIINVPQCEIISKPSQDSCFEPEAFEQEYECWGSETHRECEVEMRLVNDMCNRTIDSPVPYEYEDTILEKVCTTKLHQKVGECRKSIETEEQYSCPETKWEKRCFETSKLVQAPCEKQIVAEEAYDCSETKHESVQKTCSRRIPKKTMVERCAPSKKEHSKKLRRLGPAKKGGNCQLVEVLSEEIETYPCDEEVLVAVPKVCTRQISKSVTEMCPKQVPDSECTMESIVIPKLCSRKVSQQIDVPCEAQTQEEVCEDVPRKVTKQGYRFEKKNETFACQRHEFEEKCYEVKKPKRDTCVATLFRTVEKPCTRQEFQEVCRDEQQLTMQPCLEEKKHQIEVPCPEQTTQEKCIYVPVYEMGTCTTVIQEVEQGPCKKQQPAIRCETLKSDRAGTCFRSDSIQVPYTCYETAYEEKCVELPVTGAPPPPPGKKL, encoded by the coding sequence ATGAAGTTTGGAgctgtttctgtcgctgtctttcTGGCAGTGAGCAGTGGGGCGGAGGCCGGACCTGGAAAAAAAGGGGGCTACACGACGACAAGCACTTCAAAGCCCAACCCTCTGAACGTTGAACGAGAGTGCTTCAAGGTTCCTTACAGCGTGGAGAAGACATGCTACAAGGACGAAAAAGTTTCTCGCCCGTACACATGCCCCTCTCCACTTGAAGAAGAGGTGTGCCATACCATcagcgaggaggcgcctGATACCTGTTACAAGCTAGTCCAAAAAGAAGTCCAGTATGAATGcccgaaggcgacgaagcagcaGTTGTGCTCGACCATCCCCGTGACCCTGAACAAGAACTGTAAGAAGTCGGTGACTGAGAAGGTTGCCGGATCATGCCCAAAAATCATCAACGTGCCCCAATGCGAGATTATATCTAAACCAAGCCAAGACTCTTGCTTTGAACCTGAAGCCTTTGAGCAGGAGTATGAGTGCTGGGGGTCCGAGACTCACCGAGAATGCGAGGTGGAGATGCGGCTGGTGAACGACATGTGTAACAGAACAATCGACTCGCCCGTGCCGTACGAATACGAAGATACGATCCTGGAGAAAGTTTGCACGACGAAGCTGCACCAGAAGGTCGGGGAATGCCGGAAGAGCATCGAAACTGAAGAGCAGTATTCTTGCCCCGAGACAAAATGGGAGAAGCGATGCTTCGAGACGTCCAAGCTGGTCCAGGCGCCTTGTGAGAAGCAAATTGTTGCAGAGGAAGCTTACGACTGCAGTGAAACGAAGCACGAATCGGTCCAGAAAACTTGCAGTCGACGTATCCCTAAGAAGACAATGGTAGAACGGTGCGCCCCAAGCAAGAAGGAACATTCGAAGAAGCTGAGACGGTTGGGACCTGCGAAAAAGGGTGGCAACTGTCAGTTGGTCGAGGTCCTCTCTGAGGAGATTGAGACGTACCCGTGCGACGAAGAAGTTCTCGTGGCAGTGCCCAAAGTCTGCACCCGTCAAATAAGCAAGTCTGTGACAGAGATGTGCCCGAAACAAGTTCCGGATTCAGAGTGTACCATGGAGTCAATTGTAATTCCAAAGTTATGCTCCAGAAAGGTGTCCCAGCAGATCGATGTCCCTTGCGAGGCACAGACCCAAGAAGAAGTGTGCGAAGATGTGCCCAGAAAAGTCACGAAGCAAGGCTATCGTttcgaaaagaaaaacgagaccTTTGCATGCCAGCGACACGAATTTGAGGAAAAGTGCTATGAAgtgaagaagccgaagagagaTACCTGCGTGGCGACCTTGTTCAGGACAGTCGAGAAGCCGTGCACCCGACAAGAGTTCCAGGAGGTATGCCGTGATGAACAACAACTTACAATGCAGCCATGCctagaagagaagaagcatcAAATTGAGGTGCCTTGCCCTGAGCAGACGACTCAGGAGAAGTGCATCTACGTTCCTGTGTATGAGATGGGCACCTGCACAACAGTCATCCAAGAAGTCGAACAAGGTCCTTGcaagaagcagcagccggCAATTCGTTGTGAAACTTTGAAATCGGATCGTGCTGGAACCTGCTTCAGGTCTGACAGTATCCAGGTTCCGTACACGTGCTACGAAACCGCGTATGAAGAGAAGTGTGTCGAGCTTCCAGTGACCGGCGCCCCTCCTCCCCCTCCCGGAAAGAAACTCTAA
- the ROP37 gene encoding rhoptry kinase family protein ROP37 (incomplete catalytic triad) (encoded by transcript TGME49_294560~Signal peptide predicted by SignalP 2.0 HMM (probability 0.861) with cleavage site probability 0.477 at residue 20) — protein sequence MGRAISFVLLLSALLPEGRGSVGAAALGSLSLAPTATPQTLLELSASSVTPEETGAAPLATPGDDSRKRKEDQAAGELLLSWLQVAGTSPYFPAAGPQTRRPVASSYQSRPRNPSHQPPPRGRRGPVRRSPQPDSVPYNLRRRPQAVGVQPGSAATRGRLQERGGLRQLGSNLRHRPLARHMPPEYSVLPDQFSAPLFTSGGNARWLGVDPQEGSDSVPASLTDPVSGPLSEEPSIAGRDQRPCQPVASPPRSYAPQPLGTSSPTFPGSSPLVSKQVGSDTPPATTHTSQTPSKGKKPPAPRPWVEPSVLSSVKRSELTLGQRDLADLVGGSPPQTTPTIQKASPPITDVSTDPPELGVSPQRVLRPRRMPETLPARILPPQHISQQVKQWRAFVQISPAISAASASSAQSPESQAMSESIDRMVPPQASYSVAAPDGTVRQFMRGAFLGAGATGIVTELIEKTSGRYFAAKFFFKEVASMEGASPAAFQAAQQRLQKESNGNELLRTTAAQVRDLWQKGFVASLGTYKLSARSGDGNQLLGTNLVDPEYTGLDGHQLMVLSDFLLLPLMGPRLDSLPHTALSDNAQKYLFHTLVTVVGSLHKSGLVHGNIRTTNVLINKLTGEAGLADFSLLMQTGSDVTDTMSFHPTQSEPERVHSLFGLGTQLPASEDFDSWNLGQLLFSLLCGFDKLPWALGQVFARFSAESPWEMAAEKFYRQFIKEVKREKFDAFCPGMTGTKLQLISIVKLLLDPTHETRWTARKLVDEHPFFQVVEDA from the coding sequence ATGGGACGGGCAATATCTTTCGTCCTCCTCCTGTCGGCATTGTTGCCGGAAGGCCGAGGTAGTGTAGGGGCAGCTGCGCTGGGCTCCTTGTCGCTGGCGCCTACGGCGACACCACAAACCTTGCTCGAACTCTCTGCATCCTCAGTCACGcctgaagagacaggcgctgCTCCTTTAGCCACACCAGGGGACGATAGCAGAAAGCGGAAGGAAGATCAGGCTGCAGGCGAACTACTCCTCTCTTGGCTGCAAGTTGCCGGCACATCTCCCTACTTCCCTGCGGCTGGACCCCAGACACGCAGACCGGTAGCATCCTCTTACCAAAGTAGACCAAGAAACCCTTCTCATCAGCCTCCTCCACGAGGCCGAAGGGGTCCAGTGCGACGCTCCCCGCAACCGGATTCTGTGCCGTATAATCTTCGCCGGAGACCTCAGGCCGTTGGGGTACAACCGGGGTCTGCGGCCACCAGAGGTCGACTTCAGGAGAGGGGTGGCTTGCGGCAGTTGGGGTCAAATCTTCGGCACCGACCGTTAGCGCGGCACATGCCACCCGAATATTCTGTTTTACCAGATCAATTCTCTGCTCCTTTGTTTACTTCGGGGGGAAATGCCCGGTGGTTGGGCGTTGACCCCCAAGAAGGCTCTGACAGTGTTCCAGCATCGCTAACTGATCCCGTGTCTGGACCACTAAGTGAGGAGCCGTCTATCGCTGGTAGAGACCAACGGCCATGCCAACCTGTCGCCTCACCTCCCCGTTCGTATGCACCGCAGCCTCTCGGGACCAGTTCGCCCACTTTCCCAGGGTCATCGCCGTTGGTGTCGAAACAAGTAGGTTCAGACACCCCACCTGCGACGACGCACACAAGCCAGACTCCATCAAAAGGCAAAAAACCGCCAGCACCGCGGCCTTGGGTAGAGCCTTCCGTACTTTCCAGTGTTAAAAGATCCGAACTGACACTTGGCCAACGTGATCTTGCTGACCTTGTCGGGGGCAGCCCACCGCAGACGACCCCTACTATACAGAAGGCGTCGCCACCAATAACAGATGTCTCCACAGACCCTCCCGAGCTTGGCGTTTCTCCACAACGGGTGCTGCGACCAAGGAGGATGCCTGAGACACTTCCGGCTCGCATTTTACCACCTCAGCACATATCTCAGCAAGTGAAGCAATGGAGAGCGTTCGTACAGATTAGTCCGGCGATATCCGCCGCTTCTGCGTCGAGCGCACAGTCGCCTGAAAGTCAGGCGATGTCAGAGAGTATCGATCGTATGGTTCCACCTCAGGCAAGTTACTCGGTCGCCGCGCCAGACGGGACGGTGCGACAATTTATGCGCGGTGCATTCCTCGGGGCCGGAGCCACAGGTATCGTAACTGAGCTCATTGAAAAGACAAGTGGCAGATATTTTGCGGCAAAATTCTTTTTCAAAGAAGTTGCCTCAATGGAGGGGGCGTCCCCGGCTGCTTTTCAGGCCGCCCAGCAGCGActgcagaaagaaagcaacGGCAACGAATTGCTCCGTACGACGGCCGCACAAGTCCGCGATTTGTGGCAAAAAGGCTTCGTTGCCAGCCTTGGCACATACAAATTGAGtgcgagaagcggagacggaAACCAGTTGCTAGGCACAAATTTGGTTGATCCCGAGTACACCGGACTCGACGGCCACCAGCTTATGGTCCTCAGCGATTTTCTGCTCCTTCCATTGATGGGTCCCAGGCTAGATTCGCTTCCTCACACTGCTTTATCTGACAATGCACAGAAATACCTTTTTCATACGCTTGTGACTGTCGTCGGGTCCCTCCACAAGAGTGGTCTTGTTCACGGTAACATTCGCACCACCAACGTTCTCATCAATAAACTAACCGGAGAAGCTGGACTTGcagatttctctcttctcatgCAAACGGGAAGCGATGTGACTGACACTATGAGCTTCCATCCTACTCAGAGCGAACCGGAACGCGTCCACTCCCTCTTCGGCCTCGGCACCCAGTTACCCGCGAGCGAGGATTTTGATTCCTGGAATTTGGGTCAGCTGCTCTTTAGTCTTCTGTGCGGATTTGACAAGCTTCCCTGGGCTCTCGGTCAAGTATTTGCGAGATTTTCCGCAGAATCGCCATGGGAAATGGCAGCAGAGAAGTTCTACCGACAATTTATCAAGGAAGTGAAACGAGAAAAATTCGATGCCTTCTGCCCAGGCATGACAGGCACGAAATTGCAGCTCATAAGCATTGTAAAGCTGTTACTGGACCCCACTCATGAAACAAGATGGACAGCACGAAAACTTGTCGATGAACACCCCTTCTTTCAGGTGGTGGAGGACGCATGA
- a CDS encoding hypothetical protein (encoded by transcript TGME49_294595), which translates to MMSATSCSASGNGCGSPPHTVVSDHSPAVCLLTSKRVSHSYHARQQDKTTTSSMSPSVAQNQSCPSSPCTLSPATRGLPTSPRDENYRLRGEYLCQESGNTEKGGDKLSSVIDEERVFFSHKSPCPSSDTPTARGEKNSIRVAVDELEGLLDLDKQCQQTARHLKLQQLILMRERNAYLEKLREIERFCETKNWKDDQHEEQELLDLLKDILYSEDAEPL; encoded by the exons ATGATGTCTGCGACCTCCTGCTCTGCCTCGGGTAACGGCTGTGGTTCTCCGCCGCATACCGTCGTGAGCGACCACTCACCAGCTGTCTGCCTTCTCACTTCTAAAAGGGTTTCTCATTCATATCATGCGCGTCAACAAGACAAAACCACAACATCTTCAATGTCTCCTTCAGTGGCTCAAAACCAATCGTGTCCTTCCAGTCCCTGCACTCTATCTCCCGCGACGCGGGGACTCCCAACGTCCCCTAGGGACGAGAACTATCGATTGCGGGGAGAGTATTTGTGTCAGGAAAGTGGAAATACTGAAAAAGGTGGTGACAAGCTATCTTCAGTTATCGATGAAGAGAGAGTGTTTTTCTCCCACAAGTCACCTTGTCCGTCTTCTGACACTCCAACAGCGcggggagaaaaaaacagcatACGCGTGGCAGTCGACGAGCTCGAAGGTCTTCTCGACTTGGACAAACAATGCCAACAAACAGCAAGGCACTTGAAACTCCAGCAGCTGATTCTCATGAGAGAACGAAATGCGTATCTG GAAAAACTACGCGAAATCGAACGTTTCTGCGAGACAAAGAACTGGAAGGATGACCAGCATGAGGAGCAGGAGTTGCTTGATCTACTCAAAGATATTCTGTACTCTGAAGACGCTGAGCCACTGTAG